In one Mesorhizobium australicum genomic region, the following are encoded:
- a CDS encoding FAD-binding oxidoreductase yields the protein MIEAGHIEALRALLGEKGLLAAAADMAAYETGARYDKGRAAFVARPASTAEVSAVVAYCVRHAIPLVPQSGNTGLVSGSTPDASGAQGVLSLDRLTGVFELDPVNRTVRAGAGLRLSDLNGRLEEHGLFFPIDLGADPRLGGMVATNTGGSRFLRYGDVRRNTLGLTVVLGDEAGTVLDLSSALRKNNTGVDWKQLFVGTSGAFGVVTECVLNLEPLPRQSATALLAPSSSEAVPALLMAMEDALGSYLSAFEGMSGNAVRAALDHVPSLRNPFGDGRVPDFVILAEVSRTNAPRAGEQPLDAVLEEVLAAIWEKDDALLADAFVGPPHETWALRHALSEGVKHRGRLIAFDLAFRRGDIMRFLDRMKAEMPERFPGVEICDFGHVGDGGVHFNLVVAKDDPRLADGAFEAALREWVISVCVEDFQGSFSAEHAIGRKNQAFYDRYTPAEIRRLSAALKAAASPGPLGAVEF from the coding sequence ATGATCGAAGCGGGGCACATCGAGGCATTGCGGGCGCTGCTCGGCGAGAAGGGTCTTCTCGCCGCGGCGGCCGACATGGCTGCCTACGAGACGGGTGCGCGCTACGACAAGGGGAGGGCGGCCTTCGTGGCGCGACCGGCTTCGACGGCGGAGGTCTCTGCGGTCGTCGCCTATTGTGTGAGGCATGCGATCCCGCTGGTGCCTCAGTCCGGCAATACCGGCCTCGTGTCGGGATCCACGCCTGATGCGAGCGGCGCGCAGGGCGTGCTGAGCCTCGACCGGCTGACCGGCGTGTTCGAGCTCGACCCGGTCAACCGCACGGTGCGGGCGGGCGCAGGGCTGCGGCTGTCGGACCTCAACGGCCGGCTGGAGGAACATGGCCTGTTCTTCCCGATCGACCTCGGGGCGGACCCGCGTCTGGGCGGCATGGTCGCGACCAACACCGGCGGCTCGCGCTTCCTGCGGTATGGCGACGTGCGCCGCAACACGCTGGGCCTCACCGTGGTGCTCGGCGACGAGGCCGGCACGGTGCTCGACCTCTCCTCGGCATTGCGCAAGAACAACACGGGCGTCGACTGGAAGCAGCTGTTCGTCGGCACGTCGGGCGCCTTCGGCGTCGTCACCGAATGCGTGCTCAACCTCGAACCGCTGCCGCGCCAGAGCGCCACGGCGCTGCTGGCACCATCGTCGTCCGAGGCGGTGCCGGCGCTGCTGATGGCGATGGAGGATGCGCTGGGTTCGTATCTCTCCGCCTTCGAGGGCATGTCCGGCAATGCGGTGCGGGCGGCGCTCGACCATGTGCCGTCGCTGCGCAATCCCTTCGGCGACGGTCGCGTGCCCGACTTCGTCATCCTGGCGGAAGTGTCGCGGACGAACGCGCCGCGGGCGGGCGAGCAGCCGCTCGACGCCGTGCTGGAAGAGGTGCTCGCTGCCATCTGGGAGAAGGACGATGCGCTTCTGGCGGACGCCTTCGTCGGCCCGCCGCACGAGACCTGGGCATTGCGCCATGCCCTGTCGGAGGGCGTGAAGCACCGCGGCCGGCTGATCGCGTTCGACCTCGCCTTCCGACGCGGCGACATCATGCGCTTCCTTGACAGGATGAAGGCAGAGATGCCGGAGCGCTTTCCGGGCGTCGAGATCTGCGACTTCGGCCATGTCGGCGATGGCGGCGTGCACTTCAACCTTGTCGTGGCGAAAGACGATCCGCGCCTCGCCGACGGGGCCTTCGAGGCCGCGCTGCGCGAATGGGTCATTTCGGTCTGCGTCGAGGATTTTCAGGGTAGTTTCAGCGCCGAGCACGCGATCGGCCGCAAGAACCAGGCCTTCTACGACCGCTATACGCCGGCGGAGATCCGCAGGCTGTCGGCGGCGCTGAAGGCCGCCGCCTCGCCCGGCCCACTCGGCGCGGTCGAATTTTGA
- the hglS gene encoding 2-oxoadipate dioxygenase/decarboxylase HglS, with product MTDTRFVSADDIRSAFSAAMSAMYRDEVPAYGTLMTLVARVNQQKLSADPRLKARLEATDSLDRISEERHGAIRLGTPQELAMMRRAFAVMGMYPVGYYDLSTAGVPVHSTAFRPVGDASLKRNPFRVFTSLLRLDLIADAALREQAAEVLASRRIFTDEAVRLIEKAESEGGLGEADAKQFVAEVLETFRWHDRAIVDAGMYKRLHDAHRLIADVVSFKGPHINHLTPRTLDIDKVQALMPEHGIAPKAVVEGPPTRECPILLRQTSFKALEEPVSFIGDGGEWRKGSHTARFGEIEQRGVALTPKGRALYDALLNQTRAKVRPAADGSNADAYEAALAEVFRALPDDWNELRKAGLGYFSYSLTEKGRAVAGRRVDLETAIAEGLVQFDPIVYEDFLPVSAAGIFQSNLGDEATQEFVASPNQIMFERDLGASVLDEFAHYSEIERASIEACFAVIGQALAAE from the coding sequence ATGACCGATACACGCTTCGTCTCCGCCGACGACATCCGTTCCGCCTTCTCCGCCGCGATGTCGGCGATGTACCGCGACGAGGTGCCGGCCTATGGCACGCTGATGACGCTGGTGGCGCGGGTGAACCAGCAGAAGCTGTCGGCCGATCCGAGGCTCAAGGCGCGGCTCGAGGCGACGGATTCGCTCGACCGCATTTCCGAGGAACGGCACGGCGCGATCCGCCTCGGCACGCCGCAGGAGCTGGCGATGATGCGCCGGGCCTTCGCGGTGATGGGCATGTATCCGGTGGGCTATTACGACCTTTCGACGGCGGGTGTGCCGGTGCATTCAACCGCGTTCCGGCCGGTCGGCGATGCGAGCCTGAAGCGCAATCCGTTTCGCGTGTTCACCTCGCTGCTGCGGCTCGACCTGATCGCCGACGCGGCGCTGCGCGAACAGGCGGCCGAGGTGCTGGCGTCGCGAAGGATCTTCACCGACGAGGCCGTGCGGCTGATTGAAAAGGCCGAAAGCGAGGGCGGGCTCGGCGAGGCGGATGCCAAGCAGTTCGTTGCGGAGGTGCTGGAGACGTTCCGCTGGCACGACAGGGCGATCGTCGATGCCGGCATGTACAAGCGCCTGCATGATGCGCACCGGCTGATAGCCGACGTGGTGTCCTTCAAGGGACCGCACATCAATCACCTGACGCCGCGCACGCTCGACATCGACAAGGTGCAGGCGCTGATGCCGGAGCACGGCATCGCGCCGAAAGCCGTGGTGGAAGGCCCGCCGACGCGAGAATGTCCGATCCTTTTGCGCCAGACCTCGTTCAAGGCGCTGGAGGAACCGGTCTCCTTCATCGGCGACGGCGGCGAGTGGCGGAAAGGTTCGCACACCGCCCGCTTCGGCGAGATCGAGCAGCGCGGCGTGGCGCTGACGCCGAAGGGTCGTGCGCTCTACGATGCGCTGCTCAACCAGACGCGCGCCAAGGTGCGGCCGGCTGCCGACGGCTCGAATGCCGACGCTTACGAGGCAGCACTTGCCGAAGTGTTCAGGGCGCTTCCGGACGACTGGAACGAACTGCGCAAGGCCGGGCTCGGCTATTTCAGCTATTCGCTGACGGAGAAGGGCCGCGCGGTGGCCGGCCGCAGGGTCGATCTGGAAACGGCAATCGCCGAGGGCCTCGTCCAGTTCGACCCGATCGTCTATGAGGATTTCCTCCCGGTGAGCGCGGCCGGCATCTTCCAGTCCAACCTCGGCGACGAGGCGACGCAGGAATTCGTCGCGAGCCCCAACCAGATCATGTTCGAGCGCGATCTGGGGGCTTCGGTGCTGGACGAGTTCGCCCACTATTCCGAGATCGAGCGCGCCTCGATCGAGGCCTGTTTCGCGGTGATCGGCCAGGCCCTCGCCGCCGAGTGA
- a CDS encoding YjgN family protein, producing MATTQPWGRAAEPLSSQPPPAQATSVEPFVFTGRTSEYFGIWIVNVLLTIVTLGIYSAWAKVRRLRYFYGNTHLAGSSFDYHARPVQILIGRIIVLVVLMVYNVVLNVVPLAGLVLVPLFVLALPWFVMRGLRFNARVTSFRNVRFDFHGGYWGAFRAYVLGGAVTWLTLGILAPVASRWMWRYMLANTTYGGRPITSDPALRKLYGQWLLPAVILLATIVVLGLSALALGSALYALYEDVSTGTNDADAVVVAILQVLTTSFLPFIVILAIVTLIYRAGTRNVALNATVVDGRHRFRSAIHRGRFTWITVTNLIATVLSLGLARPWAAIRMAKFLAAATALEVSGSLDDYLGDVQDTGSAVGAEYMDVEGFDFGF from the coding sequence ATGGCGACGACGCAACCTTGGGGGAGGGCGGCAGAACCGTTGTCTTCGCAACCGCCGCCGGCTCAGGCAACAAGTGTCGAACCTTTCGTCTTCACCGGTAGGACCAGCGAATATTTCGGCATCTGGATCGTCAACGTCCTGCTGACCATCGTGACGCTCGGCATTTACTCCGCCTGGGCGAAGGTAAGACGGCTGCGCTACTTCTACGGCAACACGCACCTGGCGGGATCGAGCTTCGACTACCATGCTCGACCGGTGCAGATCCTGATCGGGCGGATCATCGTGCTGGTCGTTCTCATGGTCTATAACGTCGTCCTCAACGTAGTGCCGCTGGCGGGTCTCGTCCTCGTTCCGCTCTTCGTCCTGGCCCTGCCCTGGTTCGTCATGCGCGGGCTGCGCTTCAATGCGCGGGTGACGAGCTTCCGCAATGTCCGCTTCGATTTCCACGGCGGCTACTGGGGCGCTTTCCGCGCCTATGTGCTGGGTGGCGCTGTCACCTGGCTGACGCTCGGCATCCTGGCACCCGTGGCGTCGCGCTGGATGTGGCGCTACATGCTCGCCAACACGACGTATGGTGGTAGGCCGATCACGAGCGATCCGGCGCTGCGCAAGCTCTACGGCCAGTGGCTCCTGCCGGCGGTGATCCTGCTTGCGACCATCGTCGTCTTGGGCCTGTCGGCGCTGGCGCTCGGCAGCGCGCTCTATGCGCTTTACGAGGATGTCTCGACCGGCACGAACGACGCGGATGCCGTCGTCGTCGCGATCCTGCAGGTGCTGACGACCTCCTTCCTGCCTTTCATCGTTATCCTCGCCATCGTGACGCTGATCTACCGCGCCGGCACGCGCAATGTGGCTCTGAACGCCACGGTGGTCGATGGGCGCCATCGCTTCCGGTCCGCCATCCATCGCGGGCGCTTCACCTGGATCACGGTGACGAACCTGATAGCGACCGTCCTGTCGCTCGGCCTCGCGCGGCCGTGGGCGGCGATCCGCATGGCGAAGTTCCTCGCGGCCGCCACCGCGCTGGAAGTCTCAGGCTCGCTCGACGACTATCTGGGCGACGTGCAGGACACCGGCTCGGCGGTCGGGGCGGAATACATGGACGTCGAGGGCTTCGATTTTGGCTTCTGA
- a CDS encoding MFS transporter: MQDRANPSSTSVEPAPLGRTAPLVLAVALFMEQMDSTVIATSLPAIASDIGTSPVALKLALTAYLVSLAIFIPVSGWMAERFGAKRVFRIAIGVFVLGSVACAFAGSLGAFVVARFVQGMGGAMMTPVARLVLVRATPKSELVQAMAWLTIPGLIGPLIGPPVGGFITTFFTWHWIFLINLPIGLAGIYLAGRVLPDIEPSGGGSLDRKGFVLSAMAASGIVFGLSVVSLPALPPAVGLATALFGLACGWLYVRHARRTPAPILDLRLFSNPVFRAAILGGSLFRIGAGAVPFLLPLFFQLGFGMTPFQSGMLTFASAGGAILLKFMASAALRAGGFRNVLIAGGLAGAAFIGINASFTAGTPWPVIVAVLFASGFLRSLFFTSVNALVFAEISEAQAAQATALAAATQQISIALGVAVAGGALEAISLITGEALTTHAFVWAFLIVAALTSLAALPFVWLDPDAGSSVSGKAPVARSTTPINPPQQ, encoded by the coding sequence ATGCAGGATCGCGCAAATCCTTCCTCCACATCCGTGGAACCTGCCCCGCTCGGCAGAACGGCACCACTGGTGCTGGCGGTCGCATTGTTCATGGAGCAGATGGATTCGACCGTCATCGCCACCTCGCTACCGGCGATCGCTTCCGACATCGGCACCAGCCCGGTCGCGCTGAAGCTGGCGCTCACCGCCTATCTCGTGTCGCTGGCGATCTTCATCCCGGTGAGCGGCTGGATGGCGGAGCGCTTCGGCGCCAAGCGCGTGTTCCGCATCGCGATCGGCGTCTTCGTGCTCGGCTCGGTCGCCTGTGCCTTCGCGGGCTCGCTCGGAGCCTTCGTCGTGGCGCGCTTCGTGCAGGGCATGGGTGGAGCGATGATGACGCCGGTGGCGCGCCTCGTTCTGGTGCGCGCGACGCCGAAGTCGGAGCTGGTGCAGGCGATGGCGTGGCTCACCATACCGGGCCTGATCGGCCCTCTGATCGGCCCGCCCGTCGGTGGCTTCATCACCACCTTCTTCACCTGGCACTGGATCTTCCTGATCAACCTGCCGATCGGACTGGCCGGCATCTATCTCGCGGGCCGTGTGCTGCCCGACATCGAGCCGAGCGGCGGCGGCTCGCTCGACAGGAAGGGTTTTGTCCTTTCGGCCATGGCGGCGTCGGGCATCGTCTTCGGCCTGTCGGTGGTGAGCCTGCCGGCGCTGCCACCGGCCGTCGGCCTCGCGACGGCGCTGTTCGGGCTCGCCTGCGGCTGGCTCTATGTCCGCCACGCCAGGCGCACGCCAGCGCCGATCCTCGACCTCAGGCTCTTCTCCAATCCGGTCTTCCGCGCCGCGATCCTCGGCGGCTCGCTGTTCCGCATCGGGGCGGGCGCGGTGCCGTTCCTTCTGCCGCTGTTCTTCCAGCTCGGTTTCGGCATGACGCCGTTCCAGTCCGGTATGCTGACTTTCGCATCGGCGGGCGGCGCGATCCTGCTCAAGTTCATGGCCTCGGCGGCGCTGAGGGCAGGCGGCTTCCGCAACGTGCTGATCGCGGGCGGCCTGGCAGGGGCGGCCTTCATCGGCATCAACGCCTCGTTCACGGCCGGGACGCCCTGGCCGGTGATCGTTGCGGTGCTGTTCGCTTCCGGTTTCCTGCGCTCGCTGTTCTTCACTTCGGTCAATGCGCTGGTCTTCGCCGAGATCTCGGAGGCCCAGGCTGCACAAGCGACGGCCCTGGCGGCGGCGACGCAACAGATTTCGATCGCGCTGGGCGTGGCGGTGGCGGGCGGGGCGCTGGAGGCGATCTCGCTGATCACCGGCGAGGCGCTTACGACGCACGCCTTCGTCTGGGCCTTCCTCATCGTGGCGGCGCTCACCTCGCTCGCCGCCCTGCCTTTCGTCTGGCTCGATCCCGACGCCGGCAGCTCGGTCTCCGGCAAGGCCCCCGTGGCGCGCTCGACGACGCCGATCAACCCGCCGCAGCAGTGA
- a CDS encoding LysR family transcriptional regulator codes for MNLSRTLIPDLMVLQAFESAARHGNFTRAATELNLTQSAISRQVKTLEGQLGVLLFERVRQRAVLSDAGRQLLPSVRRLLAQSEEMVLRARAGADGRTVLSIATLPTFGSRWLMPRLRDFLEGHPGVAVDVASRAQPFDLEAEDVDLAIHYGQPVWANAVCTYLCSEVILPVASPALLDASPVREPSDLETRPLLHLATRPKLWAEWFQLNGLGGEQAYRGNRFDQFAMVIEATVRGMGFSLLPLYLIEDEIASGRLRIVFDRPMPTDNSYYVVLPEGKRDDTLAQAFQAWLLSQVGTRLA; via the coding sequence ATGAACCTGAGCCGAACTCTCATCCCCGACCTGATGGTCCTGCAGGCCTTCGAAAGTGCTGCGCGCCATGGCAATTTCACCCGCGCGGCGACCGAACTGAACCTCACGCAGAGCGCGATCAGCCGGCAGGTCAAGACGCTGGAAGGGCAGCTCGGCGTGCTCCTGTTCGAGCGGGTGCGCCAGCGTGCGGTGCTGTCCGACGCCGGCCGCCAGCTCCTGCCCTCGGTGCGGCGCCTGCTGGCGCAGTCGGAGGAGATGGTGCTGCGCGCCCGCGCCGGCGCCGACGGGCGCACGGTGCTGTCGATCGCCACCTTGCCCACTTTCGGCAGCCGCTGGCTGATGCCGCGACTGCGCGATTTCCTCGAAGGTCATCCGGGCGTCGCGGTGGACGTCGCCTCGCGCGCGCAACCCTTCGACCTCGAGGCCGAGGACGTCGACCTCGCCATCCATTACGGCCAGCCGGTGTGGGCCAACGCCGTCTGCACCTATCTCTGCAGCGAGGTGATCCTGCCGGTGGCAAGCCCCGCGCTCCTCGACGCAAGCCCGGTCCGCGAACCCTCCGACCTCGAAACCCGGCCCCTGCTGCACCTCGCCACCCGCCCTAAGCTCTGGGCCGAGTGGTTCCAGCTCAACGGCCTCGGCGGCGAGCAGGCCTATCGCGGCAACCGCTTCGACCAGTTCGCCATGGTCATCGAAGCCACCGTGCGCGGCATGGGCTTCTCGCTCCTGCCGCTCTACCTGATCGAGGACGAGATCGCGTCCGGCCGCCTGCGCATCGTCTTCGACCGCCCGATGCCGACCGACAACAGCTATTACGTCGTGCTGCCCGAGGGCAAGCGCGACGACACGCTGGCCCAGGCCTTCCAGGCCTGGCTGCTGAGCCAGGTCGGCACGCGGCTGGCGTGA
- a CDS encoding Ppx/GppA phosphatase family protein: MPRPDRVRAAHEGHHVDDPDTSGNAPHRGGHPDRAGDERRTSGGDRGQPRQPGKAATRERAVAPSQTHRKRRKRKRGRKVFARDGSIAPTPQAGAKHPQGPVPSAGTEDRTHAAVATHSALQSSSAAADAPPAGASSSNESVGAANGRIGAPAYPRAPRPGDQPVYAALDLGTNNCRLLVAVPTRPGQFRVIDAFSRIVRLGEGLTATGRLGDAAMARAIDALAVCATKLGLREIRMKRLIATEACRSAGNGEEFLSRVTEATGLELEIIDRETEARLAVSGCGSLVEPDTEAVVLFDIGGGSSEIALIDLSGERSPHLARHIVSWTSLPVGVVSLAERFGGRHVTREVFDDMVADVARMLDAFEGRDRLGRLVAGGRFHLLGTSGTVTTLAGVYLGLERYDRKRVDGLWLERADVDAMTERLLGWDFAARVANPCIGADRADLVLAGCAILEAIRQVWPSERLRVADRGLREGILTELMASDGAWRRNRWRSAP, translated from the coding sequence ATGCCGCGTCCCGATCGGGTTCGCGCCGCGCATGAAGGACACCACGTGGACGACCCCGACACGAGCGGCAATGCGCCGCATCGCGGGGGGCATCCGGACCGAGCCGGCGACGAGCGCCGAACGTCCGGCGGCGATCGCGGACAACCGCGGCAGCCAGGCAAAGCGGCGACGCGCGAGCGGGCCGTGGCCCCCAGCCAGACACACCGCAAGAGGCGAAAGCGCAAGCGCGGCCGCAAGGTTTTCGCGCGCGACGGGTCGATAGCGCCGACGCCCCAGGCCGGCGCGAAACACCCGCAAGGTCCGGTTCCAAGCGCGGGAACCGAGGATCGCACGCACGCCGCCGTTGCGACGCACAGCGCACTGCAGTCATCCAGCGCCGCGGCTGACGCTCCCCCGGCAGGAGCCTCCTCTTCCAACGAATCTGTCGGCGCGGCGAACGGCAGGATCGGCGCGCCAGCCTATCCGCGCGCACCCCGTCCCGGCGACCAGCCAGTCTATGCCGCACTCGACCTCGGCACCAACAATTGCCGGCTGCTCGTCGCGGTGCCGACCCGGCCAGGGCAGTTCCGCGTCATCGACGCCTTCTCGCGCATCGTGCGGCTGGGCGAAGGGCTGACGGCCACCGGCCGGCTCGGCGACGCGGCGATGGCCCGCGCCATCGACGCGCTTGCTGTGTGCGCCACCAAGCTCGGCCTGCGCGAGATCCGCATGAAACGGCTGATCGCGACCGAGGCCTGCCGCTCGGCCGGCAATGGCGAAGAATTCCTCAGCCGGGTCACGGAGGCGACGGGGCTTGAGCTTGAGATCATCGACCGCGAGACGGAGGCGCGGCTCGCCGTCTCCGGCTGCGGCTCGCTGGTCGAGCCGGACACCGAGGCGGTGGTGCTGTTCGACATCGGCGGCGGCTCGTCGGAGATCGCGCTGATCGATCTCTCGGGCGAGCGCAGCCCGCATCTTGCCCGTCACATCGTCTCCTGGACCTCGCTGCCCGTCGGCGTCGTGTCGCTGGCCGAACGCTTCGGCGGCCGCCACGTCACGCGCGAGGTCTTCGACGACATGGTGGCCGACGTGGCGCGCATGCTAGATGCGTTTGAAGGGCGCGACCGGCTCGGCCGCCTCGTCGCCGGCGGCCGCTTTCATCTCCTCGGCACCTCCGGCACGGTGACGACGCTCGCCGGTGTCTATCTCGGGCTCGAACGCTACGACCGCAAGCGGGTCGACGGCCTGTGGCTGGAGCGCGCCGACGTGGATGCGATGACCGAGCGACTGCTTGGCTGGGACTTTGCCGCCCGCGTCGCCAATCCCTGCATCGGCGCCGACCGCGCCGACCTCGTGCTCGCCGGCTGCGCCATTCTCGAAGCGATCCGGCAGGTCTGGCCGTCGGAGCGGCTAAGGGTCGCCGACCGCGGGCTGCGCGAAGGCATCCTCACCGAGCTGATGGCGTCTGACGGCGCGTGGCGGCGCAACCGCTGGCGGAGCGCGCCATGA
- a CDS encoding M48 family metallopeptidase → MASEPVRGAWFPPGSSRKIEAAISKAGDGDLIVVAGEAVLARAAPAEIEFSARVGSIPRRLSFPDGSLFETADNDGVDALAGAAVRAAGAVHQLERFRPRLFVFAALVVGLCFLIYRFAVPALVEVAVAITPPVVPQLMSQGALASLDETLLAKSELPEARQASIREGFSALAALTPRGQGGYALHFRKGGSIGPNAFALPDGSIILTDELVALAPGQDAVLGVLAHEIGHVEREHSLRQLYRAAGIAALIMLIGGDIGAGAEDILVQGSALAGLSYSRGQEAEADRSSVELMLRAGKDPAAIVGFLEIMRDKLEKGSGTDFLSTHPATQQRIEAVKAYAEELAKK, encoded by the coding sequence TTGGCTTCTGAACCCGTCCGCGGCGCGTGGTTTCCGCCGGGGTCGAGCCGCAAGATCGAGGCGGCCATCTCGAAGGCAGGCGACGGCGACCTGATCGTTGTGGCCGGCGAGGCAGTGCTGGCACGAGCGGCCCCGGCCGAAATCGAGTTTTCCGCGCGCGTCGGCTCGATCCCGCGTCGGCTCTCTTTCCCGGACGGCAGCCTGTTCGAGACGGCGGACAATGACGGTGTCGACGCACTCGCGGGAGCGGCGGTCCGCGCGGCGGGGGCCGTGCACCAGCTCGAACGGTTCCGGCCGCGCCTCTTCGTCTTCGCCGCGCTCGTCGTCGGGCTCTGCTTCCTGATCTACCGCTTCGCAGTGCCGGCGCTGGTGGAGGTGGCGGTCGCGATCACGCCGCCGGTGGTGCCGCAACTGATGAGCCAGGGCGCGCTCGCCTCGCTGGACGAGACGCTGCTGGCGAAGAGCGAGTTGCCGGAAGCCCGGCAGGCTTCGATCCGCGAAGGTTTCTCCGCCCTTGCCGCGCTCACGCCGCGCGGGCAGGGCGGCTACGCGCTGCACTTCCGCAAGGGCGGCTCGATCGGCCCGAACGCATTTGCGCTGCCCGACGGCTCGATCATCCTGACCGACGAGCTCGTGGCGCTGGCGCCGGGACAGGACGCGGTCCTCGGCGTACTGGCGCACGAGATCGGCCATGTCGAGCGCGAGCACTCGCTGCGCCAGCTCTATCGCGCGGCGGGCATCGCGGCCCTTATCATGCTGATCGGCGGCGACATCGGTGCGGGCGCGGAGGACATCCTCGTGCAGGGATCGGCGCTCGCCGGCCTCTCCTATTCGCGCGGACAGGAGGCAGAGGCCGACAGATCGAGCGTCGAGTTGATGCTGAGGGCGGGCAAGGACCCGGCGGCGATCGTCGGCTTCCTCGAGATCATGCGCGACAAGCTGGAGAAGGGCTCCGGGACGGATTTCTTATCCACTCATCCCGCGACGCAACAGCGGATCGAGGCCGTGAAGGCGTATGCCGAGGAGCTTGCGAAGAAGTAG
- a CDS encoding RlmE family RNA methyltransferase: protein MKKPTSGKGPTRVLRTKIKKKSGLKESSRRWLERHMNDPYVQRSKAEGYRSRAAYKLIEIDERYKLLKSGMRVVDLGAAPGGWCQVAARKLGSTDEKPLIAAIDYLDMDPVPGCVILKKDFLDDDAPAALIEALGGPPDVVISDMAAPTTGHRRTDHIRTMHLGEVAADFAISVLKPGGHFLTKTFQGGTANDLLTMLKQNFKSVHHVKPPASRDESVELFLLAKDFKGRKDVDQVSSVSED, encoded by the coding sequence ATGAAGAAGCCGACCTCCGGCAAGGGGCCGACCCGCGTCCTCCGAACGAAGATCAAGAAGAAGAGCGGGCTTAAGGAATCCTCGCGCCGCTGGCTCGAGCGGCACATGAACGACCCCTATGTGCAGCGCTCCAAGGCGGAAGGCTATCGCTCCCGCGCGGCCTACAAGCTGATCGAGATCGACGAGCGCTACAAGCTGTTGAAGTCCGGCATGCGCGTGGTGGACCTCGGGGCCGCCCCAGGCGGCTGGTGCCAGGTCGCGGCGCGCAAGCTCGGCTCGACCGACGAGAAGCCGCTGATCGCTGCGATCGATTACCTCGACATGGACCCGGTGCCGGGCTGCGTCATCCTGAAGAAGGATTTTCTCGATGACGACGCGCCGGCCGCGCTCATCGAGGCGCTCGGCGGCCCGCCCGACGTCGTGATCTCGGACATGGCGGCGCCCACCACCGGGCATCGCCGCACCGACCACATCCGCACCATGCATCTCGGCGAAGTGGCTGCCGACTTCGCGATCTCGGTGCTGAAGCCCGGCGGGCATTTCCTCACCAAGACTTTCCAGGGCGGCACGGCCAACGACCTGCTGACCATGCTGAAGCAGAACTTCAAGTCGGTGCACCACGTCAAGCCACCGGCCTCGCGCGACGAGTCGGTGGAGCTGTTCCTGCTCGCCAAGGACTTCAAGGGACGGAAGGACGTGGACCAGGTATCCTCAGTCTCCGAAGACTGA